A genomic segment from Nicotiana sylvestris chromosome 1, ASM39365v2, whole genome shotgun sequence encodes:
- the LOC104245926 gene encoding probable xyloglucan endotransglucosylase/hydrolase protein, whose amino-acid sequence MGVKGLLFSIVLINLSLLGLCGYPRKPVDVPFWKNYEPSWASHHIKYLSGGSTVDLVLDRSSGAGFQSKKSYLFGHFSMKLKLVGGDSAGVVTAFYLSSNNAEHDEIDFEFLGNRTGQPYILQTNVFTGGKGDREQRIYLWFDPTKGYHSYSVLWNTFQIVIFVDDVPIRAFKNSKDLGVKFPFNQPMKIYSSLWDADDWATRGGLEKTDWSNAPFTASYTSFHVDGCEAATPQEVQVCNTKGMRWWDQKAFQDLDALQYRRLRWVRQKYTIYNYCTDRKRYPTLPPECTKDRDI is encoded by the exons ATGGGTGTAAAAGGACTTTTGTTTAGTATTGTTTTGATTAATTTGTCATTACTAGGACTTTGTGGGTATCCCAGAAAACCAGTGGATGTACCCTTTTGGAAAAACTATGAGCCCAGTTGGGCTAGTCACCACATCAAGTACCTCAGTGGTGGTTCCACTGTTGATCTTGTTCTTGACAGGTCTTCAG GTGCTGGATTTCAGTCAaagaaatcatatttgtttgggCACTTTAGCATGAAACTGAAGCTTGTTGGTGGAGACTCAGCTGGCGTTGTCACTGCATTTTAC CTGTCATCGAATAATGCAGAGCACGATGAGATAGATTTTGAATTCTTAGGGAACAGGACTGGGCAACCATACATTTTGCAGACAAATGTGTTCACGGGAGGAAAAGGAGACAGAGAGCAGAGAATCTATCTCTGGTTTGACCCAACCAAGGGTTACCATTCTTATTCTGTTCTTTGGAATACCTTCCAGATTGT GATCTTTGTGGATGACGTCCCAATTAGAGCATTCAAGAACTCAAAAGACCTAGGTGTGAAATTTCCATTCAATCAGCCCATGAAAATATACTCAAGCCTTTGGGATGCAGATGATTGGGCCACAAGAGGTGGATTGGAGAAAACAGACTGGTCCAATGCTCCATTTACTGCCTCCTACACATCATTCCACGTGGACGGCTGTGAAGCTGCCACCCCACAAGAAGTCCAAGTTTGTAACACCAAAGGCATGAGATGGTGGGATCAAAAGGCTTTCCAAGATTTAGATGCTTTACAATACAGGAGACTTCGTTGGGTTCGCCAAAAATACACTATTTATAATTATTGTACTGATAGGAAGAGGTACCCTACACTTCCCCCAGAGTGCACTAAGGACAGAGATAtttaa